One Candidatus Poribacteria bacterium genomic region harbors:
- a CDS encoding TolC family protein: MVRWRIWFVLVCALIFVSLTAIAQEEQEINLSQPLTLEQCIQLAVENSTDMRNARINLAIDGLRVKDARARYYPDIFLDGRYNFSDALDFGFERENYDLGVTGQYTLWDNGQREANFSQAKERRNATMGRNEQTKQNLIFQVTQAYYNVLKAQELVKVDREILARSLENTDRVRAFVEAGIQIEADVATAQVREANDELSLLNDQNALEIAMATLPRIMGLDPATLITVAEDTDYQLYSQKGQIEVIELSVEEAIQRAFETRPEFKELQSSINQLEWGLTLARLDRWPQLNAEYNYGVNLDDYLHERENFTDFRSWEVRTTLNFPIFDGGVTKRRVVREDASDLERSIALDVRQAYLNLRRAERAVEISNTQVRNAELSLQVIRGRFEQELSILLELLNAQTEFAQALTNQVRAFYDYKIAQVALQRAMGVIQ, from the coding sequence ATGGTCCGATGGAGGATATGGTTCGTTTTAGTTTGTGCGCTAATCTTTGTTTCTCTCACAGCAATTGCTCAAGAAGAACAGGAAATTAATCTCTCCCAACCGCTCACCTTGGAACAATGTATTCAACTTGCTGTTGAAAACTCAACCGATATGCGGAATGCCCGTATTAATCTTGCCATTGACGGTTTGCGTGTCAAGGATGCGCGTGCTCGCTACTATCCAGATATTTTCCTTGATGGTCGTTACAATTTTTCAGATGCGCTGGACTTTGGATTTGAGCGCGAAAATTATGACTTAGGTGTGACCGGACAATACACGTTATGGGACAATGGACAAAGAGAGGCAAATTTCTCGCAGGCAAAGGAACGGCGTAATGCGACGATGGGTCGCAACGAACAGACAAAACAGAACCTGATTTTTCAAGTTACGCAGGCATATTATAACGTCCTCAAGGCACAAGAATTGGTAAAGGTTGATCGGGAAATCTTAGCAAGATCACTGGAGAATACGGACCGTGTAAGGGCTTTTGTTGAAGCGGGAATTCAGATTGAGGCCGATGTTGCAACGGCGCAAGTCAGAGAAGCAAATGACGAATTGAGCCTGCTGAATGATCAGAATGCCCTTGAGATTGCAATGGCAACCTTGCCCCGGATCATGGGTCTAGATCCGGCGACACTCATCACTGTTGCCGAGGACACCGATTATCAGCTATACAGCCAAAAAGGACAGATTGAAGTCATAGAGCTATCCGTTGAGGAGGCTATTCAGAGAGCCTTTGAAACTCGTCCTGAATTTAAGGAACTCCAATCCTCAATAAATCAATTGGAGTGGGGTTTGACGCTGGCAAGGTTGGACCGTTGGCCTCAGCTAAATGCGGAATATAATTATGGTGTCAACCTTGATGATTACCTACATGAACGCGAAAATTTCACAGACTTCCGCAGTTGGGAAGTCAGAACAACGCTAAATTTTCCGATTTTCGATGGCGGCGTGACAAAGCGGCGTGTTGTCCGTGAAGATGCAAGCGATCTGGAACGTTCTATCGCGTTAGATGTTCGCCAAGCCTACCTAAACTTGAGACGAGCTGAAAGGGCGGTGGAAATCTCTAACACACAGGTGCGAAACGCCGAGTTAAGTCTCCAAGTGATTAGAGGACGTTTCGAGCAGGAGCTCTCGATCTTGCTTGAGCTGCTCAATGCCCAGACGGAGTTTGCGCAAGCCTTGACCAATCAGGTTCGAGCTTTTTATGATTATAAAATCGCGCAAGTTGCTTTGCAGCGGGCAATGGGAGTTATCCAATGA